GCCGCCACGTTTCATCTGGAATGGCGTCAAATGGACGTTGATAATACGTACTGATGTATCGAAACGCTTCAATGTTGCGGAGTAAAAGCCAAAAAGGCCCGCAGTGGGTGGGACGAATTCCAAATCGGTTAGCTTGATCTTCGATGCGAAGGCAAACCGTTCGCCGGCGTAGCGACCGTTGTGTCCGGCGGAGTGGAAATGCGGGTGCGTTTCAGCAAG
This is a stretch of genomic DNA from Roseiconus lacunae. It encodes these proteins:
- a CDS encoding endonuclease/exonuclease/phosphatase family protein: MKKLASLLTFALTLATNASADSIRIATYNLNWGNRRGDQVLNALETAAPDVICFQETTVQSERFLRDRLAETHPHFHSAGHNGRYAGERFAFASKIKLTDLEFVPPTAGLFGFYSATLKRFDTSVRIINVHLTPFQMKRGG